One Dokdonia sp. Dokd-P16 genomic window carries:
- a CDS encoding M23 family metallopeptidase — MLKKILYTLLLLAIISCNQIQKATDAITQPSAREVYARGFEKDDSIYNSWNSAFAKAYQKKVLPKDQNVLSGLPYTTVGTYSSNNLIPYRYTFTLAAGEIFHAEVENNVDSTAIFLDLFTWENDSIINPTPRLSNAPNERKFTTKITASGLYTLLIQPEIGTNSSFTLKIYTTPQYGFPVSGKDNKAIQSFWGASRSGGKRSHEGVDIFAARGTPVVAITDGMVSSTGNRGLGGKQLWLRDGIFGQSLYYAHLDSIIATTGKRVKIGDTLGLVGNTGNARTTPPHLHFGIYNRTGAINPYPYIKQTEMPTILDSLSSNLGVLKNNGTMRLSPTSTSERVGTLKRRDTVLLLEKTGNWFHIRTHDSLQGYLYKTAIKPVPFT, encoded by the coding sequence ATGCTTAAAAAGATTCTATACACTTTATTACTTCTTGCCATAATAAGCTGTAATCAAATTCAAAAAGCCACAGATGCCATCACGCAACCTTCGGCTCGCGAAGTTTATGCTCGTGGCTTTGAGAAAGATGATAGTATTTATAACTCTTGGAATTCCGCTTTCGCGAAAGCGTATCAAAAAAAAGTACTACCTAAAGACCAAAACGTACTCTCGGGTCTTCCGTATACCACTGTAGGGACTTATTCTTCTAACAATTTGATCCCTTACCGCTATACATTCACACTCGCTGCAGGTGAGATTTTTCATGCGGAAGTTGAAAACAACGTAGACTCAACCGCCATATTTCTTGACCTTTTTACATGGGAGAATGATTCTATAATAAATCCAACGCCTAGATTATCTAATGCTCCTAATGAGAGAAAATTTACTACCAAAATTACGGCGTCAGGATTATACACACTCCTCATACAGCCTGAAATAGGCACAAACTCATCCTTTACATTAAAAATTTACACAACACCACAGTACGGCTTTCCAGTAAGCGGAAAAGATAATAAGGCCATTCAAAGCTTCTGGGGAGCTTCTAGAAGTGGCGGTAAACGTAGCCATGAGGGTGTAGATATTTTCGCAGCAAGAGGAACCCCCGTCGTAGCAATTACTGATGGTATGGTATCCTCCACAGGTAATCGCGGTCTAGGAGGTAAACAGCTGTGGTTACGTGATGGCATTTTTGGCCAGTCCCTTTATTATGCGCACTTAGATAGCATCATCGCTACGACTGGAAAGCGCGTGAAAATAGGAGATACACTTGGGTTAGTAGGCAATACTGGGAATGCCAGAACGACACCTCCACATTTACATTTTGGCATTTATAATCGTACGGGAGCTATTAACCCATATCCATATATTAAACAAACGGAAATGCCCACAATTTTAGATTCGCTCTCTAGCAATTTAGGAGTTCTTAAAAATAATGGTACGATGCGATTATCACCAACTTCAACTTCAGAAAGAGTAGGCACATTGAAGAGAAGAGACACTGTTCTGCTATTAGAAAAAACGGGTAACTGGTTTCATATACGTACTCATGATAGCTTACAAGGATATCTATATAAAACTGCTATAAAGCCCGTTCCATTTACATGA
- the panD gene encoding aspartate 1-decarboxylase, which yields MLVNVVKSKIHRVKVTGAELHYIGSITIDEDLMDASNIIEGERVQIVNVTNGERLETYAIPGPRKSGEITLNGAAARKVAKGDTLILIVYAFMEVEEAKKFKPTLCFPNEETNLLN from the coding sequence ATGCTAGTAAATGTTGTAAAATCAAAAATACACCGCGTTAAAGTAACGGGTGCCGAGTTACATTATATTGGAAGTATTACCATTGATGAAGACTTGATGGACGCTTCAAACATAATTGAAGGAGAACGTGTACAAATTGTAAACGTAACAAACGGAGAACGTCTTGAGACGTATGCAATCCCTGGACCAAGAAAGAGTGGAGAAATCACCCTAAACGGTGCTGCTGCTCGTAAAGTTGCAAAAGGAGATACGCTTATCTTAATTGTATACGCCTTTATGGAAGTAGAAGAAGCTAAAAAGTTTAAACCTACTTTATGCTTCCCTAATGAAGAAACAAACTTGCTCAACTAA
- the panC gene encoding pantoate--beta-alanine ligase, whose product MQAITAHKQISKIVHQAKSNGKYVGFVPTMGALHHGHASLIDYALKDCALIIVSIFVNPTQFNNISDLDKYPRTLKKDLEFLAHYGDKVVVYAPTATEVYGNKVSSTPYNFGAIEKVMEGEHRPGHFDGVGTVLNLLFRQVNPDKAYFGEKDYQQLAIVRKLVEKEKLPLKIIGCPIHRQENGLAMSSRNARLTENQLAIAPFIYEVLQYVKNNFDSQSALQLKKYVSTVFEEKEGLELEYFEIANIKNLSTLSRKRKNQQYRAFLAVYAGEIRLIDNIALN is encoded by the coding sequence GTGCAAGCAATAACAGCTCATAAACAGATTTCTAAGATTGTTCATCAAGCAAAAAGCAATGGCAAATACGTAGGTTTTGTCCCTACAATGGGCGCCCTACATCATGGACATGCATCACTTATTGATTATGCACTCAAAGATTGTGCCTTAATTATAGTAAGCATTTTTGTTAACCCTACACAATTCAATAATATTTCAGACTTAGACAAGTATCCTCGCACTCTTAAAAAAGATCTAGAATTTCTAGCGCATTATGGAGATAAAGTGGTAGTATACGCACCAACTGCTACGGAAGTTTATGGGAATAAGGTTTCCTCTACCCCATATAACTTTGGAGCCATAGAGAAGGTTATGGAGGGAGAGCACAGGCCAGGACACTTTGATGGTGTAGGGACTGTTTTAAATCTCCTTTTTAGACAAGTAAATCCGGATAAAGCATATTTTGGAGAGAAAGATTATCAACAGCTTGCCATTGTGCGTAAGCTTGTAGAAAAAGAAAAATTACCTTTAAAAATCATAGGTTGCCCTATACATAGACAAGAAAATGGTCTCGCAATGAGCAGTCGTAATGCACGACTTACTGAGAATCAACTTGCTATTGCGCCTTTTATTTATGAAGTGCTGCAGTATGTGAAGAATAATTTTGACTCACAATCTGCATTACAATTGAAAAAATATGTTTCAACGGTTTTTGAGGAAAAAGAAGGTCTCGAACTTGAATACTTTGAGATTGCAAATATCAAAAATTTAAGTACGCTTTCGCGAAAGCGTAAAAACCAACAATACCGAGCTTTTCTTGCCGTTTATGCTGGTGAGATTAGACTAATAGATAATATAGCCCTAAATTAA
- a CDS encoding lysylphosphatidylglycerol synthase transmembrane domain-containing protein, which translates to MGVFLVWYQLSKMTAVERSDMWEAIKMVNPLWIIISLLFGLLSHFSRAYRWKYLLEPLSYKPKFITSFMAIMIGYFANTFIIRSGEVLRGVSLSKTDGIPFEKAFGTIVAERIADLIVLLLIMTTAVVLQSTALIAYFKENANPTGFIILLAVGLTAGIFGLRLLKKSSHPFIQKIRNFGLGLLDGVRSILNMQHNTAFILHTLFIWGMYIGMFWIMKFTVPGTAEAPLGVILASFVIGAFAMSATNAGMGLYPIAMAAIFTFFGFEDGATFGWLLWGTQTIFNVIIGGICALILLLIKRR; encoded by the coding sequence GTGGGAGTTTTTTTGGTTTGGTACCAACTCAGTAAAATGACTGCGGTAGAGCGCAGCGACATGTGGGAAGCAATAAAAATGGTCAATCCTTTATGGATTATTATCTCGCTGCTATTTGGTTTATTAAGTCATTTTTCTAGAGCATACCGCTGGAAATACCTACTAGAACCTTTAAGTTACAAGCCTAAATTTATTACCAGTTTCATGGCTATTATGATTGGCTATTTTGCAAATACCTTCATCATTAGATCTGGGGAGGTTTTAAGAGGTGTAAGCCTTTCAAAAACAGACGGCATTCCTTTTGAGAAAGCCTTTGGAACTATTGTAGCAGAGCGCATTGCAGATCTTATTGTACTGCTTCTCATCATGACTACAGCCGTAGTCTTACAATCTACAGCACTCATAGCTTACTTTAAAGAAAATGCAAACCCCACTGGTTTTATCATACTACTTGCTGTAGGTCTTACTGCTGGAATCTTTGGCTTGCGATTACTTAAAAAGTCCTCACATCCTTTTATTCAGAAGATTAGAAACTTTGGACTCGGACTTCTTGATGGGGTAAGAAGTATTCTAAACATGCAGCATAACACTGCATTTATACTACACACCTTGTTTATATGGGGTATGTATATAGGTATGTTTTGGATCATGAAATTTACGGTACCTGGCACTGCAGAGGCTCCACTAGGAGTTATTCTTGCTTCCTTTGTAATAGGTGCATTTGCAATGAGTGCTACAAATGCAGGAATGGGTTTATATCCCATAGCTATGGCGGCAATATTCACTTTTTTTGGATTTGAGGATGGTGCAACCTTTGGCTGGCTCCTCTGGGGAACTCAAACTATTTTTAATGTAATTATAGGCGGCATTTGCGCACTTATCTTGCTACTCATTAAAAGACGGTAA
- a CDS encoding DUF4270 domain-containing protein yields MRLNKILKQAAMVVALALLIVSCEDDFGSIGTSIVGEVNFDTELAQDLKIAAYSRNYADASGFNGVQTSGTSVGVVGFYKDPTYGSTTSSLLTQVALSSTNPDFGDETEIDSVVFSLPYYSSLVETDTDGNSTYTLDSIFGNTPGQMKLSVYRSNFFLNSLDPAEDFESSAIYYSNEISEFQGVEGDLLFEVRDESGGIQEEGFVLDASEIVLTTPNLDDAGNPDGTNDVDRLSPRIRLSYRNGIAADEAVLDYWKQAIIDQEGQGTLLNQNTFNDYFRGLYLKAEAIDDKGSAILFDVANLNVTIYYSFTNEDSTTDDSGETVSTGTGNISLRSSGVRAIAYENDFSQSPIGSTSFNESQNVIDGEENLYLKGGDGSIALIDLFGADEDDNGVADQLEALRACNIIVNEANLQFYVQQDELSAGSNGELEPERVFIYDYDNNATLLDALIDNTTGEGGAVNTRTNHLGRLSREVDGDLSSNGVSYRVRLTQHINNIIKNDSTNVRLALSVSQNVTIDNTALIGGTGGIQDGQRVPFSGVISPEGTILHGTASSDEEKKLRLRLYYTITEEIDPNSPCGLALGL; encoded by the coding sequence ATGAGATTGAATAAAATACTTAAGCAAGCAGCCATGGTTGTGGCACTTGCGCTGTTGATTGTTTCCTGTGAGGATGATTTTGGTTCTATTGGAACTAGTATTGTAGGGGAGGTCAATTTTGATACAGAGCTTGCTCAAGATTTAAAAATAGCGGCTTACAGTCGTAATTATGCTGATGCCTCAGGTTTTAATGGAGTTCAAACTAGTGGCACATCGGTTGGAGTTGTTGGTTTTTATAAAGACCCAACTTATGGTTCTACAACTAGTTCGTTGTTAACTCAAGTAGCTTTATCTAGTACTAATCCTGATTTTGGTGATGAAACTGAAATTGATTCAGTAGTTTTTTCACTTCCGTATTACTCTTCATTAGTAGAAACAGATACAGATGGAAATTCAACGTATACTTTAGACTCTATTTTTGGTAACACTCCAGGTCAAATGAAATTATCTGTTTACAGATCAAATTTCTTTTTAAATAGTCTAGACCCTGCAGAAGATTTTGAGAGCTCAGCAATATATTATTCTAATGAAATTTCTGAATTTCAAGGTGTAGAAGGAGACTTATTATTTGAGGTGCGTGATGAGAGTGGTGGTATTCAAGAAGAGGGTTTTGTGCTAGATGCTAGCGAAATCGTATTAACTACGCCAAATCTTGACGATGCTGGTAATCCAGATGGAACTAATGATGTGGATAGATTAAGTCCGAGAATTAGACTTTCATACAGAAATGGAATTGCTGCCGATGAGGCTGTTTTGGATTATTGGAAACAGGCAATTATTGACCAAGAAGGTCAAGGTACTTTGTTAAATCAAAATACATTCAATGATTATTTTAGAGGGTTATATCTTAAAGCAGAAGCTATAGATGATAAGGGGAGTGCTATTCTGTTTGATGTAGCAAACTTGAATGTCACTATATATTATTCTTTTACCAATGAAGATTCTACAACAGATGACTCTGGAGAAACAGTCTCAACAGGAACTGGAAATATTTCTTTAAGGTCTTCTGGTGTTCGCGCAATCGCTTATGAAAATGATTTTAGTCAGAGCCCCATAGGATCTACTAGTTTTAATGAGTCTCAAAATGTAATTGATGGCGAAGAAAATTTATATCTAAAAGGAGGTGATGGTAGTATTGCTTTAATTGATTTATTTGGTGCAGATGAGGACGATAATGGTGTTGCAGATCAGCTAGAGGCTTTAAGAGCTTGTAACATAATTGTAAATGAAGCAAACCTGCAATTTTACGTTCAGCAAGATGAATTAAGTGCTGGTAGTAATGGAGAGTTAGAGCCAGAGAGAGTATTTATATATGATTATGATAATAACGCTACGTTGTTAGATGCACTTATTGATAATACAACTGGAGAAGGTGGAGCTGTTAATACGAGAACAAATCACTTAGGAAGACTTTCTAGAGAGGTTGACGGTGATCTTTCAAGTAACGGCGTTAGCTATAGAGTACGTCTTACTCAGCACATAAATAATATCATTAAAAATGATTCTACAAATGTGAGATTAGCTTTATCTGTCTCTCAGAATGTAACTATTGATAATACTGCCTTGATAGGAGGGACAGGAGGTATTCAAGATGGGCAGAGAGTTCCGTTTTCTGGAGTAATCTCACCAGAGGGAACTATACTACACGGAACTGCAAGTTCTGATGAAGAAAAGAAATTAAGATTAAGATTGTATTATACAATAACAGAGGAAATTGATCCTAACAGCCCTTGTGGTTTAGCTTTAGGATTGTAA
- a CDS encoding alpha/beta hydrolase: protein MKTNLLTLILCIYSVLASSQIDYKEIQSEILGTARQLKIQLPRNYDENIEKSYPVIVVMDGDYLFEPVAGNVDYYSYWEEMPQVIVVGINQVDSRDDDTFYDDVSNLPSDTGASFFEFLGLEVMPYLDENYRTSTFRIAVGHDMTANFMNYYLMKDPALFQGYISLSPDLAPQMEERLVARLGQAQQKIFYYLATASDDISVLRDPIIQLDAQIKQVQNENVQYTFDNFDGATHYSLVGRAIPKALENMFSIYRPISKKEYKEKILPSESPFNYLIDKYATVKTLFGLDDPIRVNDFIATSTALEKKGDWEGLEELGKVARKQYPETMLGNYYLALSLEKSGEPKKAMRAYQNAFLLEEVSFLTKDLMLDRADQIKQDFGY from the coding sequence ATGAAAACAAACCTACTTACCCTAATACTCTGTATTTACAGTGTACTAGCTTCTTCTCAAATTGATTATAAAGAGATTCAATCAGAAATTCTAGGCACAGCCAGACAGCTTAAAATACAGTTACCTCGCAATTATGACGAGAATATAGAAAAATCATATCCTGTAATTGTAGTTATGGATGGTGACTACCTATTTGAACCCGTGGCTGGTAATGTAGATTATTATAGCTACTGGGAAGAAATGCCACAAGTAATTGTAGTAGGCATTAATCAAGTAGACAGTAGAGATGATGACACCTTTTATGATGATGTAAGCAACCTCCCATCTGATACCGGAGCTTCTTTCTTTGAATTTTTAGGCTTAGAAGTAATGCCTTATCTTGATGAAAATTACAGAACTAGTACTTTTAGAATCGCAGTAGGTCATGATATGACCGCAAATTTTATGAATTACTATTTAATGAAAGATCCCGCACTTTTTCAAGGATACATTTCTTTAAGTCCAGATCTCGCACCACAAATGGAAGAGCGTCTTGTTGCTAGATTAGGACAGGCACAGCAAAAAATATTCTATTACCTCGCAACCGCAAGTGACGATATAAGTGTACTACGCGATCCTATTATTCAACTAGATGCTCAGATCAAACAGGTCCAAAATGAGAATGTTCAATATACTTTTGACAATTTTGACGGAGCAACGCACTACTCACTCGTGGGTCGCGCTATACCAAAGGCGCTAGAAAACATGTTTTCTATTTATCGCCCTATTAGTAAAAAAGAGTACAAAGAGAAGATACTACCTAGCGAGTCTCCTTTTAATTATCTCATAGATAAGTATGCAACGGTAAAAACGCTTTTTGGCCTAGATGACCCTATACGCGTTAATGATTTTATAGCCACATCTACAGCGCTAGAGAAAAAAGGAGACTGGGAAGGCCTTGAAGAACTTGGAAAAGTTGCTCGCAAGCAATACCCAGAAACTATGCTAGGAAACTACTACCTTGCACTATCACTAGAGAAATCTGGAGAACCTAAAAAGGCAATGCGCGCATATCAAAATGCTTTTCTACTAGAAGAAGTATCATTTCTTACTAAGGATTTAATGCTAGATAGAGCAGATCAGATCAAACAAGACTTTGGCTATTAA
- a CDS encoding aldo/keto reductase: protein MKYTTIPNTDIKVSKICLGSMTWGRQNTEAEGHEQMNYALTQGVNFIDTAEMYSVPFQEKTYGATEKVIGTWLAKNKNRDQIVLASKITGPSPTFASVRDNLGFSKEAIDDALHKSLKRLQTDYLDLYQLHWPERNTNFFGKLGYVHNDDEQWNDNIAEILESLDTYVKQGKIRNIGLSNESPFGLMRFIEEARKGAPKVVTVQNPYNLLNRKDEIGLTEGLHREDVGLLPYSPLGFGQLTGKYLDGYPEDARVTLFPNYNRYHNDNAFEATRRYKKIADDHGLSLTQMALAFVTDRPFVTGNIIGATSMEQLKENIGSADITLSEEVLKAIDEVHTAIPNPAP, encoded by the coding sequence ATGAAATACACAACAATACCAAATACAGATATAAAAGTTTCAAAAATTTGTTTGGGGTCAATGACTTGGGGTCGCCAGAACACGGAGGCTGAAGGTCATGAGCAAATGAATTATGCACTTACACAAGGCGTAAACTTTATTGATACGGCAGAGATGTATAGCGTGCCTTTTCAAGAGAAAACCTATGGTGCAACAGAAAAGGTGATAGGTACTTGGCTTGCTAAAAATAAGAACCGAGATCAGATTGTTCTTGCTTCAAAGATTACTGGACCTAGCCCAACATTTGCTTCTGTAAGAGATAATCTTGGGTTTTCTAAAGAAGCTATTGATGATGCATTGCACAAGAGTTTAAAACGTCTCCAAACCGATTATCTTGATTTATACCAACTGCACTGGCCAGAACGTAACACAAATTTCTTTGGAAAATTAGGATATGTTCATAATGATGATGAGCAGTGGAATGATAATATTGCAGAGATTCTTGAATCTCTAGACACCTATGTAAAGCAAGGAAAAATTAGAAATATAGGACTGTCTAACGAGTCTCCTTTTGGTTTGATGCGTTTTATAGAAGAAGCTAGAAAAGGTGCGCCAAAGGTGGTTACTGTTCAAAATCCTTATAATCTTCTTAATAGAAAAGACGAGATAGGACTTACAGAAGGCTTACATCGGGAGGATGTAGGTTTACTGCCGTATTCTCCTCTTGGTTTTGGTCAATTAACAGGAAAGTATCTAGACGGTTATCCAGAAGATGCGCGTGTGACTTTGTTTCCTAACTATAATCGTTACCACAACGATAATGCATTTGAAGCAACACGCCGTTATAAAAAAATTGCAGATGACCACGGTTTAAGTCTAACTCAAATGGCACTTGCATTTGTAACAGATAGGCCTTTTGTGACTGGTAATATCATTGGAGCGACGAGTATGGAGCAACTTAAAGAAAACATTGGTAGTGCAGATATTACACTTTCTGAAGAGGTTTTAAAAGCGATAGACGAGGTGCACACAGCAATACCAAACCCTGCACCATAA
- the radA gene encoding DNA repair protein RadA has translation MAKTKTTFFCQNCGTQHAKWQGQCNACKQWNTIVEEVVQKVDKKDWKSETAKVSGLTRTSKPLKIADISTASEARMNTKNGELNRVLGGGLVPGSLTLLGGEPGIGKSTLLLQISLALPYKTLYVSGEESQQQIKMRAERINPESDQCYILTETKTQNIFRHIEEMQPDIVIIDSIQTLHSDHIESTAGSISQIRETTSELIRFAKETATPVILIGHITKDGNIAGPKILEHMVDTVLQFEGDRNHVYRILRAHKNRFGSTSELGIYEMQGSGLREVSNPSEILISKNDEDLSGTAIATTMEGMRPLMIEIQALVSTAVYGTPQRSSTGYNVKRLNMLLAVLEKRAGFKLGAKDVFLNVTGGITVDDPAIDLAVVAAVLSSNVDIPVDKSMCFAAEIGLAGEVRPVNRIEQRIVEAEKLGFTSIVISKYCKIPDTNYHINVIKVAKVHDVVRHLFG, from the coding sequence ATGGCCAAAACAAAAACTACCTTTTTCTGTCAGAACTGTGGCACACAGCATGCCAAGTGGCAAGGCCAGTGTAATGCTTGCAAGCAATGGAATACCATTGTTGAAGAGGTTGTACAAAAAGTAGACAAAAAGGACTGGAAGTCTGAAACTGCAAAGGTTTCTGGACTTACACGCACCAGTAAACCCCTTAAGATTGCCGATATTTCTACCGCTTCTGAGGCTAGAATGAATACTAAAAACGGAGAACTTAACCGTGTTCTAGGTGGTGGCTTAGTTCCTGGATCGCTTACTCTTCTAGGTGGAGAACCTGGAATAGGAAAAAGTACTTTGCTATTACAGATATCACTAGCGCTACCTTACAAAACACTCTACGTCTCTGGAGAGGAAAGTCAGCAGCAAATAAAAATGCGTGCTGAGCGTATTAATCCAGAAAGCGACCAGTGTTATATTCTTACAGAGACAAAAACTCAAAATATCTTTAGGCACATAGAAGAGATGCAGCCAGATATTGTGATTATAGACTCTATACAAACGCTACATTCTGATCATATAGAAAGTACCGCTGGAAGTATCTCACAAATACGTGAAACCACTTCAGAGCTGATACGATTTGCTAAGGAAACAGCAACACCTGTGATTCTTATAGGTCACATCACAAAAGATGGAAACATCGCTGGCCCAAAAATTCTTGAACACATGGTAGATACCGTTCTTCAATTTGAAGGAGATCGCAACCATGTTTATAGAATTTTAAGAGCACACAAAAACCGTTTTGGGAGCACTAGCGAACTAGGTATTTATGAGATGCAGGGCTCAGGGTTGAGAGAGGTGAGCAATCCAAGTGAGATTCTCATTTCAAAAAATGATGAAGACTTGAGCGGGACAGCAATCGCAACCACGATGGAAGGTATGCGACCGCTTATGATTGAGATTCAAGCGCTTGTGAGCACTGCAGTGTATGGAACACCACAACGTAGCTCAACAGGATACAATGTAAAGCGACTCAATATGCTTCTCGCTGTATTAGAAAAACGAGCAGGTTTCAAACTAGGCGCAAAAGATGTTTTTCTCAACGTGACTGGAGGAATCACTGTAGATGATCCTGCTATAGATCTTGCAGTGGTAGCAGCAGTATTATCGAGCAACGTAGATATACCTGTAGATAAATCCATGTGTTTTGCGGCAGAGATAGGTCTCGCAGGAGAAGTTCGGCCCGTAAATCGTATTGAACAACGCATCGTAGAGGCAGAAAAACTAGGTTTTACAAGCATCGTGATTTCAAAATATTGCAAAATACCTGACACTAATTATCACATCAATGTGATTAAAGTTGCAAAAGTCCATGATGTCGTGAGGCACCTTTTTGGATAA
- a CDS encoding glycogen/starch synthase: protein MKDKRILYVSSEVIPYLPETEIASMSFEAPQMVNSKGGQIRIFMPRYGNINERRHQLHEVIRLSGMNLVINDFDMPLIIKVASIPKERIQVYFIDNEEYFKRKATFTDEEGNLFPDNDERAIFFAKGVVETVKKLNWAPDIIHVQGWLASLLPLYLKHYYASEPLFAQSKIVTSIYNQGFEGSLNEELLNKVAFDGIDPETIKELEDPTYENLMKVTIKNSDAAIVGSQELNENLMKILNTTKIPVLPYKKKEEFPQAYEDFYTTQVLEE from the coding sequence ATGAAAGATAAGAGGATATTGTACGTGTCATCTGAAGTGATTCCATACCTCCCAGAGACCGAGATTGCCTCTATGTCGTTTGAAGCTCCTCAAATGGTTAATTCCAAGGGTGGGCAAATACGCATATTTATGCCGCGTTACGGTAATATTAATGAGCGTAGACATCAACTACACGAAGTAATTAGATTATCTGGAATGAACTTGGTTATCAATGATTTTGATATGCCACTTATTATCAAGGTTGCTTCTATACCTAAGGAGCGTATCCAGGTATATTTTATAGATAACGAAGAGTATTTTAAGCGTAAGGCGACTTTTACAGACGAAGAAGGAAATCTTTTTCCTGATAACGACGAGCGCGCCATTTTCTTTGCAAAAGGAGTTGTAGAGACGGTTAAAAAACTAAACTGGGCGCCAGATATTATTCACGTTCAGGGATGGTTAGCATCTTTACTGCCATTATATCTTAAGCATTACTATGCAAGTGAACCATTATTTGCACAAAGTAAAATAGTAACTTCTATTTATAATCAAGGATTTGAAGGGTCTCTTAATGAAGAGCTTCTTAATAAAGTTGCTTTTGATGGAATTGACCCAGAGACTATCAAAGAACTAGAAGATCCTACTTATGAAAACCTAATGAAAGTTACTATCAAGAATAGTGATGCTGCAATCGTAGGTTCTCAAGAATTAAATGAAAACTTAATGAAAATCCTTAATACGACCAAAATTCCTGTTTTGCCGTATAAGAAGAAAGAGGAGTTTCCTCAGGCTTACGAAGATTTTTACACTACTCAAGTTTTAGAAGAATAG